The Trichocoleus sp. genome segment TTTTCTCCCATTGATTCGCCAACGGTATCGCGATTTTGACAATATCCCTTATGCATAAGGGGGGGATTGTTTGTAAAATTTAATCGAATTGCGGTTCAACCCAATGCACTCATCGGGAACAGCACTTCTGGTGGGTTTTCTTGTTTGAGAGATGAGTGTCTTGCTCGGTCATCTCCTTAATAACACTGAGGTTATGTTGAGACTTGTAAAATAAATTACTACTCAAGATAGACCCAAAACCAGTTTTAGGGAAGGTATAAGAAGGTTTGGAAATCTAAGGGAGTTCATCCTTCGTGAAACGAATTGAACCCTCGAACTTAGACAGTCTTAGAGTATGGTTCGACACTTCTTTTCAAGTTTTCAGTGGTATCGGCAGTTCCTTGGAGGGTGTTGGACGCATTTGAGGATTGAGGGCGGCACATATCCAAAGCTCTGGGTCAAAATCAATCCGCAGATTCCTATCTCTGATTAATTTGCCTTGAAATACCGTGTACTCGATCGCGAAGAGTGGATTTGCTAGGGAATTCTTATACACAGGAATTTGCTTCAGAGAAGCTGCTAAATTCCGGTTTGATCAGTTCTTGCCTAAGCATTTTGATGTGGAGCAACTCATCTCAGCGATCCTCGGTCTGATCTGACTGCCTCCAAAAGCCTCTTTATCCTTAATTGACCTGTACAGTCACTTTTCTGGTTTGGCTACTGCTGCTGCAGTAAAAAGCATCTGCTGAGCCAACGGTTGCTATATGGCAAAAAATTCTGTCCTAAGAAGGATTTATAGTTCTCTGATTGGCATTTTATTCAATATGATACTTGTCATATTGCCAGCTTAGATGAAACCGATCATGAAACCTGTTTCTGGTAAAACCTCTAAACGGTCTTTAGTGTTGAATCAACCAGAGTACTGCCACCTGATTCGTAAACTCCGCCACTTAATGCAGCTGACTCAGGTACAACTGGCCGCAGAGCTTGGCGTAACTTATGAAACCATCAATCGGTGGGAGAACGGTCATATTCAACCCTCGCCTCTGGCATTGAAACAGATCCGTGTTGTCATTGAGCGAATCACGCAGTCTCCCTCTAGCCTGCTCCAAGACGAGGGCTACATTCTTCTCAACACTTATTTCTCGAACGGTAGTAGAAACGGGAGCTAAACGCGATTTCTACAGATTCCCAAAACTCCACGGTTGATCTGCAAAATCAACCAGGTTCGCTACAGAGGTTGTGGATTCACATCGAGGGTAAGAAAACAAAAAAATGTCCCAGCTTCGGCAAGCGATAGAACAAGTATTTGTGGGTAACAGTGAGATGGCAAGGCTGATGCGATCGCATGACTGGTCGCAAACACCACTTGGTTCTGTTGAAACCTGGTCACAAAGCCTACGAACGTCCATCAACATTTGTTTGTCCTCTCGGTCTCCAATTCTGCTGTGGTGGGGAACGGACTTTGTGATGTTTTACAACGATGCCTGCCGGTCTTTACTAGGGGCAAAGCATCCAAAGTCAATGGGGCAACGGGGACAAGACTGTTGGATTGAGGGATGGGACGTAATCAGAGCCACGCTGCAAGGAGTCTTGCTTACTGGAGAGGTTACGTCGTCAGAAAATCAACAATTGCTGCTCGATCGCCACGGCTACCTTGAGGAGTGTTATTTCACCTTCTTCTATAGCCCCATTGCGGATGAAACGGGCGGTACCGGTGGCGTGTTTACTGCTGTGACAGAAACGACCCGACAAGTGATTGGGGAGCGACGCTTGCAGACCTTGCGGAATCTTGCGGCTAATACCGCCAAGGCAAAAACGCTTGAGGAGGCTTACAAGGTGGCGATCGCAGCGCTGGATGGGAATACGGGTTGCATCCCGTTTGCGTTGCTCTACCGAACTGAATCTGATAATCAAGCTCATTTAGTGGGAGTTACCGGATTGGAAGCTGGAACGGCGGCTAGTCCAATCGTGGTCGATTTGTCTCAGGCGCAGGCGTGGCCGTTTGAGCAAGTGAGAGCCACAAAACAGCCCCAGCGGGTTGAGAATTTGAGGACTCGATTTGGCGAATCGTTCGACAAAAATGGAACGACGATCGCCAACGATGCACTGATCTTGCCCTTGACTCAGACAGGTGGCAGGCAGCGAGTGATTGGATTTCTCGTGCTGGGCATTAGTTCGAAACTTGCATTCGACCCGGACTATCAAAGCTTTTTCGATCTTGTTGCTGGAAGCGTCGAAACGGCGATCGTCAACGTCGAAGCTTACGAAGCAAAACATCGGCGGGCTGAGGCACTGACAGAACTCGATCGCGCCGAAACAACCTCCAGCAATGTCAGCCATGAGTTTCGCACCCTTCGACCAGAAGCAGCAAGGGCCACACAAAATGCCGAAACGATTTTATCAAGCATCAGCGATGGGGTTTACACCTTTGATCGCGATTGGCGTTATGCCTATGTCAACGATCGCCTTTGCCAAATGGCAGGTAAGTCGCGAGAAGAACTCCTGGGTCATTGCATTTGGGAAGTTTTCCCTGAAGCGGTTGAAACAGATGTTTATGTTCAATTTCGCAAAGCGACGCGAGAACAGATGCCCCTCCAGTTTGAGGCGCTATATTCGCCCTGGAATCGCTGGTTTGAGCATCGTCTTTATCCTGCTCCCGATGGGCTGACAGTTTTCTCTGCTGAGGTAACGACTCGTAAACAGGCAGACCTGGTATTGGTAGAGCAGAAACGCCTGTTGGAATTTATTGCTCTAGGTCAATCTTTAGATGAGTGTCTTTCAGCCCTTTGTGACTCCGTATCTAGGCTAAATCCGCGCGCCCGTGCCTGCATTTTGCTGGCGGATGCCCACCGGCTAACCTTCCCCCGCTCCATCACTCCCGATTTTCCGCCATCCTTTGGGCAGGGACTCAAAGATGCACCCATTAACGAGTTGTGCATTGGCACCTGTGGCGAGGCCGTCTACTCAGGGCAGCCAGCCACCTGTGCTGATATTGCCAACGACGATCGCTGGTCACAGAAATGGCGCGACTTATGCACTGCGCACGGCATCCTGGCATGTCACTCCGTGCCTGTGCTGGATGTGGAGAATCAACCCCTTGGCTCACTCATGCTCTGTTTCGACGAGCCGCGGATGCCAAACGATTGGGAATACCAAATTGCCACCTTTGGCGCCCAGATTGCCAGCATTATGCTTGAACGCGATCGCGCGAACGTTGCTCTACAGCAAAGCGAGGAGCAATTGCGATTAGCTGCGGAGGCAGCCAGTTTGGGACTATGGCATTGGGATGTGCAAAGTGACACCTTGACTTGGACGGACCAATGCAAAGCCCTGTTTGGTTTGCCAACCAATACAGAAATGTCCTATCAAGTTTTCCTGAATGCGATACATCCAGACGACCGGCAGCGGGTACAGAATATGCGTCCTGTCCTAGAAGATGGACAATTGGAGCGCCATGAGCATGAGTACCGAACCCTGTGGCCTGATGGCACCGTGCGCTGGCTTATGGCAAGAGGAAGCGCCATCTACGACGCAGATGGAAACCCTACCTCTAGCATGGGTGTGATTTTTGACATCACTGAGCGCAAACAGGCAGAAATTGCTTTGCATGTTAAATCCGCTGAGTTGCGTCACGTTACGGAAACGGCTGGAATCGGATTAACTCGTTGTAGCCGAGATTTACGCTATCTTTCTGCCAATCCTGCCTATGCTCAATTGGCGGGAATGACGGTAGAAGAGATCGTTGATAGACCGATTGTAGAGGTGATGGGTGAATCGGCATTCGAGGTGATTCGCCCCTATGTCGATCGCGTTCTGCAAGGTGAGCGCGTTGACTATGAAGCTCAAGTACCGTTTGCAGCGGGGGGAATACGAGATCTCTATATCGTCTATACACCGGATAAAGATAGTCACGGCAATATCATTGGCTGGATTGCTTCAGTCGTAGACATCAGCGATCGCAAACGAATTGAAGAGGAATTACGCAAGAGTGAACAGCAGCTGCGAAGCGCGATCGAAGTCGCTCGATTTTCGCCGTACGAATGGAATCCGGTGACGGGTGAACTCGTTTGGGATGCTCGATTGAAAGCGATGTGGGGGTTAGCACCGGATGCCGAGGTCAATTTAGCCGTCCATAATGCCGGACTCCATCCCGAAGACCGTGAGTACGTCGAACAACAAGCTGCAAAAGCCATTGACCCCAATGGTGATGGCATCTTTGAGGCTGAATTTCGGGTCATCGGTATTGAGGACGGAGTTGAACGCTGGATCTCGGGTCGTGGACAAACGTTTTTTGACGCTGAGCGTCGTCCTGTTTACTATGTGGGTGCGGCACAAGATATTAGCGATCGCAAACGGGCTGAAGCCGCTTTACGCGAAAGTGAAGAACGCTTTCGGGTTCTGGCGGATTGTGCCCCCTGTCTGATTTGGCTGAACGGCGCGGATGGAGGCTGCGAGTTCGTCAATCAAGCTTACTTAGACTTCTTCGGCAAAACGTTAGAAGAGCTCCAGGGGTTTGGATGGCAGGTTGACTTGCATCCCGATGACGCAGAAGAGTATGTTTCTGCTTACCTGAAGGCATTCCGGGAGCGCAACCCCTTCCAGGCAAAGGTTCGAGTTAGGCGAGCAGACGGCCAATATCGCTGGCTTGACTGCTATGCTGCGCCCCGGTTCAGCAATTCTGGAGCCTTGCTTGGCTATGTCGGAACCAGCTTTGACATCACTGATCGCAGGCAAACTGAAGAAGCCTTGCGCGAAAGTGAAGAACGGTTGAGATTGGCAATGGAAGCTGCCCAAATGGGAAGCTGGGACTTGGATATCAGAACTGGAAAGCTGCTTTGGTCAGAACAATATTTCAAAGTGTTAGGGTATGAACCCGTTGCGACTGGGGAAGTCAGTTATGAGATGTGGAGTAGTCGAGTTCATCCCGATGATCGAGACTTAGTTCTGCAAAGATGGCAACAGTCCAGGCTAGAACAGCAGCTTTATCGAGCAGAATACCGAGTCATTCGAGCTGATAATGGGCAAATTGCCTGGGTCGCTTCTCTGGGAAGTTTCACCTATGACGAAACCGGAGAGCCCATCCGAGCACTGGGGGTTGTGTTTGATATCACCGATCGCAAACAGACGGATGCAGCCTTACAGGAAAGCCTTGCCATCCTGAATACCGTAAACGAAGTAACTCCCACCCTGATTTACATCAAGGATCGTCAAAGACGCTTACAAATGGTCAATCCAGCCACGGCTCGCTTACTCGGCAAATCGGAAGCAGAGCTGATCGGCAAAACAGAAGTAGATTACCTCAGACTGGAAGAGGCTGAGCAAATAGCAGAAAACGATTGTCGCGTGATGGAAAGCGGACAGGTCATTCTTTTTGAGGAACTGGTCGTTGTGCCAGAAGGAAACCGAATATTTCTTTCAGCTAAAGCGCCATATCGTGATGAACAGGGCAATATCATCGGATTGATTGGAGTTTCCACCGACATCACCGATCGCAAACAGGCAGAACTGGCTTTACGCGAAAGTGAAGCACTTGCCCGGGCTCGTGCCGAAGAATTGGAAGCACTGATGGAAGTGGTTCCAGTTGCAATTTGGCTAGCCCATGACCCTGACTGTCACCAAGTAACGGTAAACCGAGCTGCTTATAATTTGATGCGAGCAGAACTGGGTGATCCAACCACTGCTACCCCTGCTGAAGGCATCTATCCCTTCAAATTCAAGCTGCAAATAAAGGGACAAGACGTTCCAGCAGAAGAGCTTTCCTTGCAAAAGGCAGGGAGAACAGGCCAGGAGGTCGTACAGGAAGCCGAACTCGTGTTTGAGGATGGCGTCGTGCATTACATGTATGGACGAGCCGTACCGCTGCGGGATGGGGCGGGTAACGTTCGCGGGGTAATCGGAGCCTACGTAGACATTAGCGATCGCAAACAAGCTGAAGCCGAGCGCGAACAGCTCTTAGCACGAGAACAGTCCGCACGGGAAGAAGCTGAACGTGCTAACCGCATCAAAGATGAATTTTTAGCCGTGCTGTCTCATGAGTTGCGATCGCCCCTAAACCCAATTCTGGGATGGTCTAGACTCCTACTGAATGGCAATTTAGATGAGGTAAGAATGAGGCAGGCCCTGACAACAATTGAGCGTAATGCCAAATTGCAAGCTGAACTGATTGAGGATTTGCTTGATGTCTCTCGAATTCTACAGGGTAAGCTCAGCCTCACCGTTAGCTCAGTTAATTTAGCCTCAACGATTAAAGCAGCAATTGAAACCGTGCGACTGGCAGCAGAAGCCAAGTCGATTGCGATCGAGACGAATCTAGATTTCAACGTTGGACTGGTTTCAGGCGATGCTACTCGCTTGCAACAGGTGGTGTGGAACTTGCTCTCCAATGCCGTTAAATTTACTCCCGAAGGCGGGCATGTGATCGTGCAATTAGAGCAAGTTGAGCGTCAAGCTCGAATCACAGTGAGTGATACCGGAAAAGGAATTGTTCCTGATTTTCTTCCCTATGTCTTTGATTACTTCCGTCAGGCTGACAGCGCAACGACTCGCAAGTTTGGTGGATTAGGTTTAGGACTTGCGATCGTGCGGCACCTGGTTGAACTACATGGCGGCACGATTCAAGCTGACAGTCCCGGCGAAGGATTAGGAGCTACCTTCACCGTTCATCTTCCACTCATGCA includes the following:
- a CDS encoding helix-turn-helix transcriptional regulator, coding for MKPVSGKTSKRSLVLNQPEYCHLIRKLRHLMQLTQVQLAAELGVTYETINRWENGHIQPSPLALKQIRVVIERITQSPSSLLQDEGYILLNTYFSNGSRNGS
- a CDS encoding PAS domain S-box protein, translated to MSQLRQAIEQVFVGNSEMARLMRSHDWSQTPLGSVETWSQSLRTSINICLSSRSPILLWWGTDFVMFYNDACRSLLGAKHPKSMGQRGQDCWIEGWDVIRATLQGVLLTGEVTSSENQQLLLDRHGYLEECYFTFFYSPIADETGGTGGVFTAVTETTRQVIGERRLQTLRNLAANTAKAKTLEEAYKVAIAALDGNTGCIPFALLYRTESDNQAHLVGVTGLEAGTAASPIVVDLSQAQAWPFEQVRATKQPQRVENLRTRFGESFDKNGTTIANDALILPLTQTGGRQRVIGFLVLGISSKLAFDPDYQSFFDLVAGSVETAIVNVEAYEAKHRRAEALTELDRAETTSSNVSHEFRTLRPEAARATQNAETILSSISDGVYTFDRDWRYAYVNDRLCQMAGKSREELLGHCIWEVFPEAVETDVYVQFRKATREQMPLQFEALYSPWNRWFEHRLYPAPDGLTVFSAEVTTRKQADLVLVEQKRLLEFIALGQSLDECLSALCDSVSRLNPRARACILLADAHRLTFPRSITPDFPPSFGQGLKDAPINELCIGTCGEAVYSGQPATCADIANDDRWSQKWRDLCTAHGILACHSVPVLDVENQPLGSLMLCFDEPRMPNDWEYQIATFGAQIASIMLERDRANVALQQSEEQLRLAAEAASLGLWHWDVQSDTLTWTDQCKALFGLPTNTEMSYQVFLNAIHPDDRQRVQNMRPVLEDGQLERHEHEYRTLWPDGTVRWLMARGSAIYDADGNPTSSMGVIFDITERKQAEIALHVKSAELRHVTETAGIGLTRCSRDLRYLSANPAYAQLAGMTVEEIVDRPIVEVMGESAFEVIRPYVDRVLQGERVDYEAQVPFAAGGIRDLYIVYTPDKDSHGNIIGWIASVVDISDRKRIEEELRKSEQQLRSAIEVARFSPYEWNPVTGELVWDARLKAMWGLAPDAEVNLAVHNAGLHPEDREYVEQQAAKAIDPNGDGIFEAEFRVIGIEDGVERWISGRGQTFFDAERRPVYYVGAAQDISDRKRAEAALRESEERFRVLADCAPCLIWLNGADGGCEFVNQAYLDFFGKTLEELQGFGWQVDLHPDDAEEYVSAYLKAFRERNPFQAKVRVRRADGQYRWLDCYAAPRFSNSGALLGYVGTSFDITDRRQTEEALRESEERLRLAMEAAQMGSWDLDIRTGKLLWSEQYFKVLGYEPVATGEVSYEMWSSRVHPDDRDLVLQRWQQSRLEQQLYRAEYRVIRADNGQIAWVASLGSFTYDETGEPIRALGVVFDITDRKQTDAALQESLAILNTVNEVTPTLIYIKDRQRRLQMVNPATARLLGKSEAELIGKTEVDYLRLEEAEQIAENDCRVMESGQVILFEELVVVPEGNRIFLSAKAPYRDEQGNIIGLIGVSTDITDRKQAELALRESEALARARAEELEALMEVVPVAIWLAHDPDCHQVTVNRAAYNLMRAELGDPTTATPAEGIYPFKFKLQIKGQDVPAEELSLQKAGRTGQEVVQEAELVFEDGVVHYMYGRAVPLRDGAGNVRGVIGAYVDISDRKQAEAEREQLLAREQSAREEAERANRIKDEFLAVLSHELRSPLNPILGWSRLLLNGNLDEVRMRQALTTIERNAKLQAELIEDLLDVSRILQGKLSLTVSSVNLASTIKAAIETVRLAAEAKSIAIETNLDFNVGLVSGDATRLQQVVWNLLSNAVKFTPEGGHVIVQLEQVERQARITVSDTGKGIVPDFLPYVFDYFRQADSATTRKFGGLGLGLAIVRHLVELHGGTIQADSPGEGLGATFTVHLPLMQVLPKIEPCSQLPQQSLTLQGIHVLVVDDDTDSRDFIEFLLRQSGAMVMTAASAEEALTALMQFQPDVLLSDIGMPEMDGYMLMQRVRVLLPEQGGQIPAIALTAYAGEFDQRQALSVGFQRHVPKPVEPEKLVEVIVSLLNRAG